GTAGAGAATACGAACGACGGACCAACTGCATCCGTCATCGCTGACCAAAGCACCGACGAGGACGCAGCATTCTCCCTCGACGCCTCCACCGCATTCGACGACATTGACGCAGGAGACACTCTCACATACTCCGCCACCCTCGAAAACGGAGACCCGCTCCCAAGCTGGCTCTCCATCGATTCCGAGACCGGCGAACTCTCCGGCACACCCGAAAACGGCGACGTCGGAGCGATCTCCGTAACTGTCACCGCAAGCGACGAGGCTGGCGAAACCGCAACTTTCACCTTCGGTATTCAGGTTGAAAATACAAACGACGGACCCACCGCCTCCGCAATCGCCGACCAGACCACCGACGAGGACGCAGCATTCTCGCTCGACGCCTCCACCGCATTCGACGACATTGACGCAGGAGACGTCCTCACTTACTCCGCCACCCTCGAAAATGGCGAACCGCTCCCAAGCTGGCTCTCCATCGATTCCGAGACCGGCGAACTCTCCGGCACCCCCGAAAACGGCGACGTCGGAGCGATCTCCGTAACCGTTACCGCCACCGACGAGGCGGGCGAAACGGCATCCTCTACCTTCGGTATTCAGGTTGAGAATACGAACGACGGACCAACCGCTTCCGCCATCGCCGACCAGAGCACCGACGAGGATTCTGCATTCTCCCTCGACGCCTCCACCTCGTTCGAAGACATCGACGCAGGCGACACCCTCACTTACTCCGCCACCCTCGAAAACGGAGACCCGCTCCCAAGCTGGCGCTCCATCGACTCCGAGACAGGCGAACTCTCCGGCACACCCGAAAACGGCGACGTCGGAGCGATCTTCGTAACTGTCACCGCAAGCGACGAGGCTGGCGAAACCGCAACTTCCACCTTCTGTATTCAGGTTGAAAATACAAACGACGGACCAACCGCCTCAGCCATCGCTGACCAGACCACCGACGAGGACGCCGCATTCTCCCTCGACGCCTCCACCGCATTCGACGACATTGACGCAGGAGACACTCTCACCTACTCCGCCTCCCTCGAAAACGGCGACCCGCTCCCAAGTTGGCTCTCCATCGACTCCGAGACAGGCAAGCTCTCCGGCACCCCCAAAAACGGAGACGTCGGAGCGATCTCCGTAACCGTCACCGCCACCGACGAAGCAGGCGAGACAGCAACCTCCACCTTCGGTATCCAAGTCGACAACACAAACGACGGACCAACCGCTTCCGCCATCGCCGACCAGAGCACCGACGAGGACGCAGCGTTCTCCTTCGATGTTTCTGGCAACTTCGCAGATATCGACACTGGAGACGAACTCATTTACGAGGCGACTCTCGAAAACGGAGATCCCCTCCCCGATTGGCTTTCATTCAATGAAGACACCGGAGTGTTTACAGGCACTCCGGCCAACGAAGATGTCGGTTCGATTTCGATAATCGTCACAGCTTCAGACGGTGAAGCGATCACAAGTTCGAGTTTCAGCATCCAAGTCGACAACACAAACGACGGGCCAACTGCCTCTGCTATCGCGGACCAAACGACCGACGAAGACGCCGCATTCTCCCTCGACGCCTCCACCGCTTTCGACGACGTCGACGCAGGCGACACCCTCACGTACACAGCCACCCTAGAAAACGGAGCCCCGCTCCCAAGCTGGCTTACCATCGATTCCGAAACCGGAGAACTCTCCGGCACGCCTGAAAATGGCGACGTGGGAGCGATCTCCGTAACCGTCACCGCCACCGACGAAGCAGGCGAAACCGCGTCCTCCACCTTCGGTATCCAAGTCGACAACACAAACGACGGACCCACCGCCTCCGCCATCGCCGACCAAACGACCGACGAGGACGCAGCGTTCTCCCTCGACGCCTCCACCGCATTTAACGACGTCGATGCAGACGACACACTAACGTACTCAGCCACCCTCGAAAACGGAGACCCGCTCCCCAGCTGGCTCTCCATCGACTCCGAGACAGGCGAGCTCTCCGGCACACCCGAAAACGGAGACGTGGGAGCGATCTCCGTAACCGTTACCGCCACCGACGAAGCAGGCGAGACAGCAACCTCCACCTTCGGTATCCAAGTCGACAACACAAACGACGGCCCCACTGTAACCTCAAAAAACGGCGAGTCGCTTTTCAGCGAGGATTTCGCAGGAGACCTCGATGGAGCAACCGCTGATAGCAACGATACGAAGTGGTCCACCGACGATTCGGCCGCCACGACATCGCCCACCCACGGCATCGAGAACGAAGCCTACGAGTTTTCCGAAAGCACCTCCACGGCCAACGACAACGGAGCTTTGATAAAGCTCCAAACCGAGACAATCGACATCGCGGGCAAAACGGATCTCGAGCTCTCGTTCGATCTCAAGAGCGAGGGCGACATGGAAGCATCCGGATCTTGGCATGACTATTTCCAGGTCATCGTCGTAGTCGACGGCGTGGAAACCGAGTTGATGCAGCAAGACGGAAATCTCGACGGCAACAACGGTTCCTTCACCCTTCGCAACATTCCGGAAGGAGACGAGCTCGTCATTTCCTTCGAAGCAAAGACCACTCACTCCAGCGAAGTTTTCACCATCGACAACGTCCAGCTCAACGGGGACTCGTACGGGCTCGCGAACCAAACGGCGACCGAAGACGCAGCGTTTTCTATCGACCTCTCAGAGAGCTTCTCCGACACCGACGCAGGCGATACCTTGAGCTACTCTGCCACTCTGGAAAACGGCGATCCTCTTCCCGAATGGTTGACGCTCGATACTGCAACAGGCGAACTCTCGGGCACTCCCGAAAACGGCGACGTTGGAACCATTTCCATAAGCGTCACCGCTACCGACTCAGCCGGTGCCAGCGTCAGCGACTCCTTCACTATCCAAGTTGAGAATACCAACGACGGCCCCGTCGCGACGACCCTAGCGGATCAGGTCATCGACGAAGACAGCGCCTTCTCGCTCGACGCCTCCACCGCATTCGAAGACGTCGACGCAGGTGACACTCTCACCTTCTCCGCCACCCTCGAAAACGGCGACCCGCTCCCCAGCTGGCTCTCCATCGATTCCCAGACGGGCGAACTCTCCGGCACTCCCGAAAACGGCGATGTGGGAGTGATCTCCGTAACCGTCACTGCCACCGACGAGGCTGGCGAAACAGCCTCCTCCAACTTCAGTATCCAAGTCGACAATACAAACGACGGACCTAGTGTCGTCTCCACGCGAGGAGAAAGCTTGTTCAGCGAAGACTTTTCGACCGAAGAAAATGGAGCAAAGTCTGACGCTGAAGGCAATTGGGACACAGAAACGTCGGCCTCCAACGCGAACCATGGCGTCGAAAATGGTGCCTACGACTTTTCAAAAAGCACAGGTTCCGGCTCGGAAAACCAAGCGATTCTGAGAACGAACCCAATCGACATCAGTTCGCACGAGAACCTGGAGCTCACTTTCGAGGTGCGATCGACTGGAAGCATGGACCGAACCGGCTCCTACCAGGACACCTTCCAAGTGGTGGCAATTGTCGACGGTGAGCGACACGAGATCCACCAAGAGACCGGTCACGTCAGCAGCGGAGCAAATCAATTCCACACGATTTCTCTGGATTCGATCCCTCAGGGCAACGAGCTTGTGATCGCGTTCGAATCGAAGGCGACTGGCAACGACGAGACTTATACGATCGACAACATAAGCTTGAATGGCGATTCCCTCGGAATCGCACATCAAGTGGCGACCGAAGACGCAGCGTTTTCTATCGACCTCTCAGAGAGCTTCTCCGACATCGACGCAGGCGATACCTTGAGCTACTCTGCCACTCTGGAAAACGGCGATCCTCTTCCCGACTGGTTGACGCTCGATAACGAAACGGGCGAAATCTCGGGCACTCCCGAAAACGGCGACGTTGGAACCATTTCCATAAGCGTCACCGCTACCGACTCAGCCGGTGCCAGCGTCAGCGACTCCTTCACTNNNNNNNNNNNNNNNNNNNNNNNNNNNNNNNNNNNNNNNNNNNNNNNNNNNNNNNNNNNNNNNNNNNNNNNNNNNNNNNNNNNNNNNNNNNNNNNNNNNNNNNNNNNNNNNNNNNNNNNNNNNNNNNNNNNNNNNNNNNNNNNNNNNNNNNNNNNNNNNNNNNNNNNNNNNNNNNNNNNNNNNNNNNNNNNNNNNNNNNNNNNNNNNNNNNNNNNNNNNNNNNNNNNNNNNNNNNNNNNNNNNNNNNNNNNNNNNNNNNNNNNNNNNNNNNNNNNNNNNNNNNNNNNNNNNNNNNNNNNNNNNNNNNNNNNNNNNNNNNNNNNNNNNNNNNNNNNNNNNNNNNNNNNNNNNNNNNNNGACGAAGACAGCGCCTTCTCGCTCGACGCCTCCACCGCATTCGAAGACGTCGACGCAGGTGACACTCTCACCTTCTCCGCCACCCTCGAAAACGGTGACCCGCTCCCAAGCTGGCTCTCCATCGATTCCGAGACGGGCGAACTCTCCGGCACTCCCGAAAACGGCGATGTGGGAGTAATCTCCGTAACCGTCACTGCCACCGACGAGGCTGGCGAAACAGCCTCCTCCAACTTCAGTATCCAAGTCGAAAATACAAACGACGGACCCACTGTCGTCTCCACGCGAGGAGAAGTCTTGTGGCAAGAAGACTTCTCCGGATTGAGTGACGGCAGTACCTCCGACCAAGGAGAGACCTCTTGGACGACAGACGCCTCCGCAGCGACAGCGACGCCAATCCATGGAGTCTCCGATGAAGCCTACGCATTCTCTAGAAGCACCTCTACCAGCAATGACGATGGAGCCCTCGTAAAGCTCCAGACCGAAACAATCGACATTTCTGGGAAGAAAGAGCTGACTCTGTCCTTCGACCTGCAAAGCAAGGGCGACATGGAGAGTTCCGGTTCCTGGCACGATTACTTTCAAGTGATCGCTACAGTCGACGGAGTTCCGACTGAACTCCTGCAGCAAGATGGAAACCTCAACGGCAATACAGGAACCTTCACCCTTACCAACATCCCGGAAGGAGATAGCCTTACCATTTCCTTCGAAGCCAAGACCACGCATTCCAGCGAGATCTTCACGATCGACAATGTAACGTTGAATGGCGACTCCTACGGACTCGCGAACCAAACCGCAACGGAAGACGCCGCATTCTCCTTCGACGCTTCGGCTGCATTTTCGGATGAAGACTTGGGTGATTCTCTCACTTACGCGGCAAGCTTAGAAAACGGCGATCCCCTCCCGGACTGGCTGTCCTTCAACGCCGCAACGGGTGAATTTACGGGCGCTCCAACCAACGACAACGTTGGAACGATCTCCGTATCAGTCACAGCCAGCGATCAATCAGGAGCCAGCGTATCGTCAACCTTCGGCATCCAAGTAGTGAATACAAACGATGGCCCCACCGCGACAGCCATCGCAGACCAATCCGTTGACGAAGACGCGCTGTTTGAATTAGACGTAAGTTCGAATTTCGCCGACATAGATATTGGCGACACTCTCACTTATACCGCTGAACTCACCAACGAGTCTGGCGAAATTATCGGTGACGGATCGCTGCCTGATTGGCTCACTTTCGATCCTGCCACAGGTCAGTTCTCTGGTACTCCCAATAATGGAGACGTTGGCAATTTCTGCGTAAAAGTAACGGCCTCGGATGGCGAGGAGAGTGCCTCGGATATCGTCGCCATCACAGTCGAAAACACCAACGATGGCCCCGTCGCCAGCGCGGACACCGCAGCCGTCACCGAAGGCAACACCATCGAAATCGACGTGCTCGCAAACGACAGCGACGAAGACATCGGCGATACCTTAACCATCACAGAGGCTACGGTTGTCGGGGGCAAAGGCACTGTATCCATTGTAGACAACAAGCTCGTCTACGACCCAGCAGACGCCTTCCCAGACTTGGTGCTCGATGACAGCGAAGACATCGAAATCTCCTATACAATCTCAGATGGCAATGGAGGAACCACTACTAGCACCGCGACCGTTACTGTGACGGGAGACGACAGTCTCATTCACCTCAGCAGCGGAAACAATTCCTACACGGCAAGCGACAACGACAACGAAATCCATGGTTTCGCTGGGCATGATACGATCTATGCGGAAGACGGAGACGACATTCTAGTCGGCGGAACTGGAAACGACAACCTCCACGGCGGCACGGGCGACGACACCTTCCTCTACACCCAGGGCGACGGAGCGGACGACTTCCACGGAGGCGAAGGAAACGACACCGTAAAGGCCACCGGAGACGACACCGAGATCGTGATCGACTCCAACTTCGACGCCGACAATTCCATCGAGACCATCTCCGCGGACGGACACTCCGGAGTCACCGTCACGGGAGACTACTCCAACCAGACGCTCGACTTCTCCCAAACCGACCTCGACGGGATCGAGTCCATTTCCGGCGGGGCCGGACACGACACCGTAATCGGATCCGACGGGGACGACACCATTCTCGCATCCACTGGAAACGACAACCTCCACGGCGGCGCGGGCGACGACACCTTCCTCTACACCCAGGGCGACGGAGCGGACGACTTCCACGGAGGCGAAGGAAACGATACCGTAAAGGCCACCGGAGACGACACCGAGATCGTGATCGACTCCAACTTCGACGCCGACAATTCCATCGAGACCATCTCCGCGGACGGACACTCCGGAGTCACCGTCACCGGAGACTACTCCAACCAGACGCTCGACTTCTCGGAAACCGACCTCGACGGGATCGAGTCCATTTCCGGCGGGGCCGGACACGACACCGTAATCGGATCCGACGGAGACGACACCATCCTCGCCTCCACTGGAAACGACAACCTCCACGGCGGCGCGG
The Pelagicoccus enzymogenes DNA segment above includes these coding regions:
- a CDS encoding putative Ig domain-containing protein — translated: DEDSAFSLDASTAFEDVDAGDTLTFSATLENGDPLPSWLSIDSETGELSGTPENGDVGVISVTVTATDEAGETASSNFSIQVENTNDGPTVVSTRGEVLWQEDFSGLSDGSTSDQGETSWTTDASAATATPIHGVSDEAYAFSRSTSTSNDDGALVKLQTETIDISGKKELTLSFDLQSKGDMESSGSWHDYFQVIATVDGVPTELLQQDGNLNGNTGTFTLTNIPEGDSLTISFEAKTTHSSEIFTIDNVTLNGDSYGLANQTATEDAAFSFDASAAFSDEDLGDSLTYAASLENGDPLPDWLSFNAATGEFTGAPTNDNVGTISVSVTASDQSGASVSSTFGIQVVNTNDGPTATAIADQSVDEDALFELDVSSNFADIDIGDTLTYTAELTNESGEIIGDGSLPDWLTFDPATGQFSGTPNNGDVGNFCVKVTASDGEESASDIVAITVENTNDGPVASADTAAVTEGNTIEIDVLANDSDEDIGDTLTITEATVVGGKGTVSIVDNKLVYDPADAFPDLVLDDSEDIEISYTISDGNGGTTTSTATVTVTGDDSLIHLSSGNNSYTASDNDNEIHGFAGHDTIYAEDGDDILVGGTGNDNLHGGTGDDTFLYTQGDGADDFHGGEGNDTVKATGDDTEIVIDSNFDADNSIETISADGHSGVTVTGDYSNQTLDFSQTDLDGIESISGGAGHDTVIGSDGDDTILASTGNDNLHGGAGDDTFLYTQGDGADDFHGGEGNDTVKATGDDTEIVIDSNFDADNSIETISADGHSGVTVTGDYSNQTLDFSETDLDGIESISGGAGHDTVIGSDGDDTILASTGNDNLHGGAGDDTFLYAQGDGADDFHGGEGNDTVKATDDDTEIVIDSNFDADNSIETISADGHSGVTVTGDYSNQTLDFSETNLDGIESISGGAGHDTVIGSDGDDTILASTGNDNLHGGAGDDTFLYAQGDGADDFHGGEGNDTVKATDDDTEIVIDSNFDADNSIETISADGHSGVTVTGDYSNQTLDFSETNLDGIESISGGAGHDTVIG